A DNA window from Strix aluco isolate bStrAlu1 chromosome 6, bStrAlu1.hap1, whole genome shotgun sequence contains the following coding sequences:
- the NUP35 gene encoding nucleoporin NUP35 isoform X1, whose protein sequence is MAAFAVEPPPAGAEPMTLGSPTSPKPGASAQFLPGFLMGDLPAPVTPQPRALSGPSVAVMEMRSPLLPGGSPPQPVVPTHKDKSGAPPVRSLYDELSSPGLGSTPLTSRRPASFSLTQSPLAGAMPSTPGTASSMFSPASIGQPRKTTLSPAQLDPFYTQGDSLTSDDQLDDTWVTVFGFPQASASYILLQFAQYGNILKHVMSNTGNWMHIRYQSKLQARKALSKDGRIFGESLMIGVKPCIDKSVMENFERSSTPSTSSVFTPPTKSVSTPVQPANNSARISTMRPLATAYKASSSDYQVVSDRQTPRKDESIVSKAMEYVFGWFFSFLKR, encoded by the exons ATGGCCGCCTTCGCCGTGGAGCCGCCGCCCGCAG GAGCCGAGCCGATGACTCTGGGCTCCCCGACATCTCCAAAACCGGGAGCTAGTGCTCAATTTCTTCCTGGGTTCCTGATGGGAGATCTACCTGCTCCAGTGACTCCCCAGCCTCGTGCTTTAAGCGGCCCTTCAGTTGCTGTAATGGAAATGAGGTCTCCGCTACTTCCAG GAGGATCTCCCCCACAACCAGTAGTCCCTACACATAAAGATAAAAGCGGTGCTCCACCAGTTAGAAGCCTGTACGATGAATTATCTAGTCCCGGACTTGGATCAACACCTCTGACCTCAAGAAGACCA GCCAGCTTTTCGCTAACACAGAGCCCGTTGGCTGGAGCGATGCCATCAACTCCTGGAACAG CTTCGAGTATGTTCAGTCCTGCAAGTATTGGGCAGCCTAGGAAGACTACTCTCTCTCCTGCTCAGCTAGACCCTTTTTATACTCAGGGTGATTCCCTGACTTCAGATGATCAACTTGATGACACCTGGGTAACTGTATTTGG gttTCCTCAAGCATCAGCTTCATACATTCTTCTACAGTTTGCTCAGTATGGAAATATATTAAAGCATGTG ATGTCCAACACGGGAAACTGGATGCATATTCGATACCAGTCTAAGCTTCAAGCCCGGAAAGCCTTAAGCAAAGATGGAAGAATTTTTGGTGAATCTCTGATGATTGGTGTCAAGCCGTGTATAGATAAA AGTGTGATGGAAAACTTTGAAAGAAGCTCTACGCCCTCAACGTCTTCAGTTTTCACTCCACCTACAAAATCTGTCAGCACACCAGTACAACCTGCAAATAATAGCGCAAGAATTTCTACAATGAGACCTCTTGCAACAGCGTATAAAGCTTCCAGTAGTGACTATCAG
- the NUP35 gene encoding nucleoporin NUP35 isoform X2, with translation MAAFAVEPPPAGAEPMTLGSPTSPKPGASAQFLPGFLMGDLPAPVTPQPRALSGPSVAVMEMRSPLLPGGSPPQPVVPTHKDKSGAPPVRSLYDELSSPGLGSTPLTSRRPASFSLTQSPLAGAMPSTPGTASSMFSPASIGQPRKTTLSPAQLDPFYTQGDSLTSDDQLDDTWVTVFGFPQASASYILLQFAQYGNILKHVMSNTGNWMHIRYQSKLQARKALSKDGRIFGESLMIGVKPCIDKSVMENFERSSTPSTSSVFTPPTKSVSTPVQPANNSARISTMRPLATAYKASSSDYQVVSDRQTPRKDESIVSKAMEYVFGW, from the exons ATGGCCGCCTTCGCCGTGGAGCCGCCGCCCGCAG GAGCCGAGCCGATGACTCTGGGCTCCCCGACATCTCCAAAACCGGGAGCTAGTGCTCAATTTCTTCCTGGGTTCCTGATGGGAGATCTACCTGCTCCAGTGACTCCCCAGCCTCGTGCTTTAAGCGGCCCTTCAGTTGCTGTAATGGAAATGAGGTCTCCGCTACTTCCAG GAGGATCTCCCCCACAACCAGTAGTCCCTACACATAAAGATAAAAGCGGTGCTCCACCAGTTAGAAGCCTGTACGATGAATTATCTAGTCCCGGACTTGGATCAACACCTCTGACCTCAAGAAGACCA GCCAGCTTTTCGCTAACACAGAGCCCGTTGGCTGGAGCGATGCCATCAACTCCTGGAACAG CTTCGAGTATGTTCAGTCCTGCAAGTATTGGGCAGCCTAGGAAGACTACTCTCTCTCCTGCTCAGCTAGACCCTTTTTATACTCAGGGTGATTCCCTGACTTCAGATGATCAACTTGATGACACCTGGGTAACTGTATTTGG gttTCCTCAAGCATCAGCTTCATACATTCTTCTACAGTTTGCTCAGTATGGAAATATATTAAAGCATGTG ATGTCCAACACGGGAAACTGGATGCATATTCGATACCAGTCTAAGCTTCAAGCCCGGAAAGCCTTAAGCAAAGATGGAAGAATTTTTGGTGAATCTCTGATGATTGGTGTCAAGCCGTGTATAGATAAA AGTGTGATGGAAAACTTTGAAAGAAGCTCTACGCCCTCAACGTCTTCAGTTTTCACTCCACCTACAAAATCTGTCAGCACACCAGTACAACCTGCAAATAATAGCGCAAGAATTTCTACAATGAGACCTCTTGCAACAGCGTATAAAGCTTCCAGTAGTGACTATCAG
- the DUSP19 gene encoding dual specificity protein phosphatase 19: MHSLTQEIRSFSRANLRKQRTRVTTLTGRRIIETWRGACLQVEEEAEAAPGGGYVRDLSADLQVGVVKPWLLLGSQDAAHDLETMKKYKVTHVLNVAYGVQNAFLDDFIYKTISILDLPETDIISYFPECFEFIEKAKIQDGVVLVHCNAGVSRAAAVVIGFLMNSERLSFARAFSLVKNARPVACPNPGFMEQLHKYQEENIKANGSINDHD; the protein is encoded by the exons ATGCACTCCCTCACCCAGGAGATCCGCAGCTTCTCCAGAGCCAACCTGCGGAAGCAGCGCACCCGCGTGACGACGCTGACGGGCAGGAGGATCATCGAGACGTGGCGCGGCGCCTGCCTGCAGgtggaggaggaggcggaggcggcgcccggcggcggctACGTGCGGGACCTCAGCGCCGACCTCCAGGTCGGCGTCGTGaagccctggctgctgctgg GGTCGCAGGATGCTGCTCACGACCTGGAGACGATGAAAAAGTATAAG GTTACTCATGTTCTAAACGTGGCATATGGAGTCCAAAATGCCTTCCTCGATGACTTTATATACAAGACCATTTCTATTTTGGACCTTCCAGAAACTGATATTATCTCCTATTTCCCAGAATGTTTTGAATTTATTGAGAAAGCCAAGATCCAG GATGGTGTGGTACTGGTCCACTGTAATGCAGGAGTCTCCCGTGCAGCCGCAGTAGTCATTGGTTTTCTAATGAATTCAGAAAGACTGAGTTTTGCTAGAGCCTTTTCCTTGGTGAAAAATGCAAGGCCTGTGGCTTGTCCAAATCCTGGCTTCATGGAGCAGCTTCACAAGTACCAAGAAGAGAATATAAAGGCAAATGGAAGCATAAATGATCACGACTGA